A region of the Silene latifolia isolate original U9 population chromosome 9, ASM4854445v1, whole genome shotgun sequence genome:
CTCCGAGAAAAGACCGTCACAAACAAAATTTACTGGAATCTCTAATCACACTTTTTCTTCAATAATTGATTAAACCCATCTCTATATGATCAATACTAATCAAGCTTCAATTACACTACCTAATATAAGCCTTGATCACCAAACCTTAGAGTGGAAAGTAAGCTAGTGTAATTATTGGATATTTAAATTTCATTCACCATGGAACAAAATAAAAATCATGAATGTGAAAGCCAAACACATAGGGATAGGAATATAATATTTGGCAAGTATGAGATGGGTAGGCTACTAGGCCAAGGCACATTTGCTAAGGTCTACTATGCCAAAAATATCGCGACAAACGAGAGTGTCGCGATTAAAATCATCAGCAAAGACCAGGTGAGAAAAGCTGGAATGATGGAACAAATTGAACGAGAAATCTCTGTTATGAGATTGGTTCGTCACCCCAACGTGGTCGAGCTAAAAGAGGTTATGGCTTCTAAGACTCGGATATACTTCGTCATGGAATATGTCAAGGGTGGTGAATTGTTTACCAAGATATCAAGAGGCAAGCTTAAGGAACAATTTTCACGTAAGTATTTCCAACAACTTATAAGTGCAATAGACTATTGTCATAGTCGAGGGGTGTCACACCGTGATCTTAAACCCGAAAACCTTCTCCTTGATGAAAACGAGAACCTTAAGGTCACGGACTTTGGCCTATCTGCCTTACCAGAGCATCTAAGGCAAGACGGCATGTTTCATACTCAATGTGGTACACCCGCATATGTTGCACCAGAAGTGCTTAGGAAAAAAGGTTATGACGGTCCAAAGGCTGATATATGGTCATGTGGGGTGATATTATACGTTCTAATTGTAGGGTATTTACCCTTCCAAGATATTAATGTCATGAACATGTACCGTAAAGTTTTTAAGGCAGAGTATAATTTTCCAAATGGGGTTTCAATTGAAGCTAAAAAACTTGTCTCTAAGCTTCTAGTTGTTGATCCTAACAAAAGATTAACCATCCAAGGAATTATGAGACAACCATGGTTTCGAAAGGAGTTTAAACCTTGTTTATCGTTCTCCACGACAAACCCATCAATCGAAATCCCTCAACAACAAGAATCCTTCACAATTAAGGAATCTAAATCATCCTCTCCTAGGTTTTTTAATGCATTTGAGTTCATATCATCAATGTCATCGGGGTTCGATTTGTCGAGCTTATTCGAAGGCAAGAAGAAATCAGGGTCCATTTTTACTTCTAAATGTTCTGCCTTGGCTATTATGGACAAGTTTCAAGAATTAGCTAAAAAGTTGAATTTTCAAGTAAGTGGTAAAGACTTTAAGGTGAAGATGGAGGGGCGGACTGACGGGCGTAAAGGTAAATTGACGGTCACGGCCGAGGTCTATGAAGTCGCGGCCGAGGTGGCTGTGGTGGAGCTTTGCAAGTACTCCGGTGATACACTTGAGTATGTCAAGTTTTGTGAGGAAGATGTTAGGCCTGCTCTCAAGGATATTGTGTGGAGTTGGCAAGGGGAAAATGACTGCCAACTTAATTGTACTATTGACCGTAATTCCTAGGAGTTTAATACGTATTAGCAAAATACAGTATGTAAGAACAAGTCGTAGTTCAAGCGATAAGAGCTCTCTTATCTTAACTGTGAAGTTGGGGATACGATACCCACTCGCAATATAGTGGGCTCAAAAGCAAGTAGAGCATGTGACAGTTGAAAATATTTCACCTTCGTTAGTAGGTGTGtccttattttgtttttgtaaattttacttcctccattcaactccactctacctatttgtattttgcacaaatattaagaagaGTAGGGTTGGGTggaaaatattataaataaataatgaGGTATAATGTAATTAAGTGGGGTATGAGTGGAAAAGGGTGGAGTTTGATGTAGAAGTAGTGGGGTATGAGTGacaaatattgtaaataagtaatgtggtatgaggacaaaatggtcatttggcattcttttttaggaaataggtagagtggaatTGAATGGATGGAAAAggaaagatggtagagtggagttgaatggaggaagtatttccTTGCTAGTTGCTAATAGTATAAAGTTAGTGGATCCATCATTAATCATGGCATGATTGATAATttaccaaattaattaaataCATATGATGTCTTTGTTTTAAAGTCATGTCTAAACTACTTAGTGGTAGGACCTTAATTGTGTAAGAACTTGTAATTTGATGTTTTGGGGCCCTTTAGTCAATTTGAAAAGATTAGAAAAATAAGAGATCTATTAaatcattattttattttatatcatgACAAGATTCCAATTATCATGCATTTATTCAGGTATTCAACCTATGATGCACTAAACAATTAAATATAATTATGGTGAAGACCAATCAAAGAGGAACATATGTGTTTATTACTCCATATCCTTCTTACCTCTCAACTATTTGTTTAGCTTTAGTTAAAATAGCcgtcacaaaataaaaaaaaaggtcaCCTATTGAGTAATAGTCTCCGTCTGTTGGAGCATCGATGCAAAGAGCTCATGAATTTGTCGGGTTGGAGTGTTAAAATCGAACATATTTTCAGAGAGGTCAATCACGCAGCGGATTGGCTCGCAAATCTCGAAGTGCACTCCTAGATATCTACTACTCCCTCCGTTtcagtgatatgtttacacttcctttattttgtgaggggagtGTAAACATATATTACTAGAACAGAGGGAGCATCTTATTCAACACCTCCTGAAGATCTTCGTTCGATCCTTCGTGAAAATTTATTAGGAGTAGCTTTTCTTCGTTTGGTTCTGTCTTAGTCTATTTGTAATTGTCAAGGCTTCGCCTCTTGCATACCAAGAAAAAGAAactaaaaaaggtaaacaaataattgggacaAATAGAGATAAGTAAACTTTGGTTTCACTTGCAAGCTTACAATTTTCCTTTTTCTCAAGGGTGAGGGAACTCACAACcgttattttttttaataagtTTGCACTAGACAAGATTCGGGAATACGTAATAGCCTGCAAATCACGCATATTTGGTCAACCAGACAATCACCATTTATACATGAGTAATAGACAGGTACAGTAGTTTAAAAGGTTTATTTTCAAGTCATAAATAACCGACTAAGGTTCTTGTGCTTTAACTAATAAAACCCTTAATTTTTTTCACGCAAATTTTAACTATTAAAGTGCAATTTACAAGTGAGTTAGCTATTAAACTGCAATTTACAAGtgagtggaaaagaaagtgacttGGGTCTAAATCTTCTAGCTTTTGAAGTTAATCAAACCTTACCTTGTTCTCATGATACCTCATCATGTCCAAACAACTCTAAATATAAATAAACATGATATGATATATAAAGACGGAGGTTAGCAATAGTGGGAAGCAAGTTAAGTAATTAGGTGCTTcaaatgttgtattattgttggtGGATATGCAATGGTAGGGCATCCTTAGTTCTGGCTTCCAAACTCCATTGATCTAATGTTAAGGCTTTATTTGTGGGAGCGTTATGACTTACCTTTATTAATTCAAAATGTTATCATAACGCGCATTCAATTATTAATTATCATATCAAAGCGTCTTGCTTTTGACGGACAATATCCgttacaagctgaagacggatattGTCCCTCTCATAATAAGAcaagtggggggggggggggggattggaGCAGGGGAGGGGTGGGGAATGGAGCACCCTATGGATAGtgccacttgcatattgtgagggggcactatccgtcttcagcttgtgacggatagtgctcgtcttcaatgagaatttgtgttctcaTATATTCACTTGAAATGTATGTACCTCACCCCGTAAATCTTGCTTAAGACGAACCATCTGTCTTAAATCTTAAAACGAGTCAAATACTATTACATGATTTTAATAGAGACAATTTTTTAACATTTTCTAAACAACGTGTCATGTGATTTGATATATATTTGATCAGTCCGtcttattatagacggacactatccgtctatagctatagacggataatgtccgtctataataagaatttgtgatatttGATCCGTTTTGAGGTTAGAATTTATGGTACCTCAAAATGTGCGCAGTTGTAACATGCAAGGGTTAAGATGATAATTCAACTTGTTACTTTAAAAACATTGTTGAGCTTTACAAGAATAGCCGAAATGTATGTGCCACTGCCACAAAAAGTGGACGTTGTAACATGGCTTGGGTATAATTCAACTTGTTatttttaaaatatttgttaagcTTTACTAGATTTGCTATGAAGAACTGATATTTATAAATTGACGTCAAACTTTGTAAGGTATCTCAAAAGTTACTAATTTACTATAGCCCTATTTTTTTCGACAACGGTAAACTGATATAAATAAAAACGAGTAAGTAGGATACATTTAAAGTACAAACAAAGGGGTATTGGCTACCCCAAAACTACTTGATACCCAAGTAACAGATGAAACAGTACAAGTAGATTCAAGTGAAGAAACAAGGCGAATTTTCTTGAATGGTGGATGGTAATGAGCGTCGAACTCGATAAGATGGACATAATTCCGCTTCCTCCTCATGACGGCAACAGTAGTGCGGGTGTACCTGCAATAAGAAACTAAAAACATGGATTGTTTCTTTAACGTGGCAGAAGCACAACCCTTGGAGTCTTTAGTGTAGTACCGATGCACAGTAGGTTCGTCGCTAGTAGGTTCGTCGCTGGTAAGTGAAAGATCCCTAACCGCAGCAAACTCAAACCGGGCCGATGAGATCTTAGTAGGATAAGGACAATCATACCTTCAATTCTTCAATTGATCAAATAAGTCAACGGCCTTGTTTGACATTTGacaaatcacaaattctcattagacagacattatccgtctatagttataaacGGGTAGTATCCCTCTCACAAATAAAAGTGGGTAGTGCAAGTGGGTGAgaaatggatacccccacttgcACTACTGAccttcatttgtgagagagacaatattcgtctataactatagacggatagtgtccgtctataatgaaacGGACTACAAACAAATTTATAATAGTAGAACATAGTACTCTCTCAATTGTTGGGAATGTAACTCCAACATTATTGATAAGCTAGTAACATATAGAGTCTTTATTTGCTTAGAGTTATATACGTTATATGTAACTAGTATTTACACTTTAGATGTTAGAAGTCATTAATAGTAAATATTAGGAGTTAGTGTTTTGTATGTTAAAGACTCTTAATGTTACTAGATAAGTTATGACTTAGGACCTTATATAAATAAGGGTCATTAGTCATGTTGGATAAGAGTGAGTAGATGCTTAATATCTCGAGTTAAGCATAGTTGGAAATCTTAGCTAGTAGCTAAGTGTTGGAGGATTGAGATTGTATTATTGTTAAGGTTTAAGAATAATAATACAAGTTTGGTTGTGGTTAAGTTCATAACAAAAATATTGTGTCtttgcattttatattatttgtaccaaaaaccccaacaaatggtatcagagctacgGCTCGATGAAGAAAAGTTTTGGTACAAAGTTTGAGATGGAGTTgttcaatggcaagaacaatttCTCGTTGTGGCAAAGCATGATAAAGGATGTCCTCATACAACAAGGGTTGTATGTGACTCTTGAAGACAAAAGGCCCGATGATGTTCAAGTTCTCAAATGGGAAGACATGAAGTTGCGCGCGGTTAGTACAATCTGTTTAGCCCTTGCACCAGAAATCAAGTATAGTGTGTTAGAGGAGACAAATCCAAAGGATTTGTGGACCAAGTTATGTAGCATTTATAATGCAAAGTCGTTGGCTAACAAACTATTCTTGAAAAAGGATATTTTCGAGCTCGAGATGGTAGATGACGGCGATTTGAGGGACCATCTAAACAAGTTCAATGGCTTGATCACCCAATTGACGAGTTTGGATGAGACATTCAAAGAAGAAGACAAGGCAATAATGTTGTTGACTTCTCTCCCCAAAAAGTATAACACGGTTATTACTAGTTTACTTGTGGGGAAGACAACAATGGCCTTAGATGAGACCGTTGTAGTTTTACTAGAGTCCGAAAAGTTGATGAAGCAAGGAGGTGGTGGCTCATCAAGTGATGAAGGAGCTTTTGTGGGTGAATATCGTGGCAAGAAGAAGGGCGGTTGGAAAAAGAACAATCCTAATATCAAGTGCTTCTACTGCGATGAGTTAGGCCATATACAAACTGTATGTCCTAAAGCAAAAGAAGATTTgaaagagttgaaaaagactcgTGCTAGTGGGGTTGCAGCTATGGCAGAAGTTGATGATGGTGAGCTCTTAATGGTTCATGGTGAAAAGGAACCTAGTGAGATCTGGGTGTTACATTCGGGAACTTCCTATCACATATGTGGAAGAAGAGAGTAGTTCTCTTCTTATGAAGAATGTGAAGGAAAGATGGTTAGTTTGCCAAATGGTGAAAAGGCAAAGATTGAAGGGATTGGTGAGGTTAAGGTAAGACTTCATGATGGCCAAGTTAGAAGGTTTGGTGATGTTAGATACATACCAAACATTAGTAGAAATTTAATCTCGTTGGGTAGATTAGATGGATTGGGTTGTACCATTCATGTTAAGAATGGTGTTTTAGAGGTCACTAAAAATGGTAAGCTGATTCTCAAAGGTAGAAGAAGGAAAACTAACTTATTCACATTTGATGGAAGATGTGGTAAAGATGGGTTAGTTCAAGGGGATGTTCTCCCAGGTTGGGTTGCTCCGCTCGATAATGGTCAAGTCCAAAATAATGTTGGGCTTAATGGGAGGTTTGTTGGGAATGTAACCCCAACATTATTGATAAGCTAGTAACATATAGAGTCTTTATTTGCTTAGAGTTATATATGTTATATGTAACTAGTATTTACACTTTAGATGTTAGAAGTCATTAGTAGTAAATATTAGGAGTTAGTGTTTTGTATGTTAAAGACTCTTAATGTTACTAGATAAGTTATGACTTAGGACATTATATAAATAAGGGTCATTAGTCATGTTGGATAAGAGTGAGTAGATGCTTAATATCTCGAGTTAAGCATAGATGGAAATCTTAACTAGTAGCTAAGTGTTGGAGGATTGAGATTGTATTATTGTTAAAGTTTAAGAATAATAATACAAGTTTGGTTGTGGTTAAGTCCATAACAAAAATATTGTGTCtttgcattttatattatttgtaccaaaaaccCCAACATCAATTTCTCTAAATAATTTATAATTACATTGTGCacaattattaaaataaaaccaagtggtgttagtccagtggtagctgggttaaaccttgaagcttgcagaaatgcaggagatgagaggtcccaggttcgactaccagctggggcgatgatcacttggccactgcagcccccgaagggggtggcttacatggtccatgtggtggtgcgggaatgcatgggcccgggggggactcaaccccctcgtcataattttttttttattaaaataagaAGATAGTAATGAGtttataattattaaaaataatgtgAAATGAGGAGGATGTATTATGAGCTCCATCTACATGGGTTAGTTTATTTACTGATAGGAATTTATGAAGGGATTTGTTAATACTTAAAACGATTTTACTAGACAAATCTCCAGGACCATATGCATGTTAGAAATCAGAATTAAACATAAATAAAAGGGCAATAAAATTACCTCGCAGCGGAATTAATCCGTGAGCAAATAATATCCAgcaaataagaaaaataagaacCGGATCAGAATAACCCAACTGCTACAAATAATCACGAGCACCCCAATTGTAGTGCCTCCACTAGTATCCATACGCATGAATAGGAGATACGATTTGTATGCTAGTACACAAGGTAGGGTTTATTATTTCTCACAGAGAAATAGGATGGGTGAAACTGACTCCCATATCTCTATTCTTTATATATAGGAAAGCAAAGACTCAGTTTCCTAATTAAACCCTAACTTTAATCGCAGCTGGGCCTAATCTAATTAGAGCCATATTTCCATATTTCAGTCTGACTGTAAAAAGGAGACACCGTATTCATCTTGTGTGTGACCCAATGGGCCCGTTTAATTCTACACGAATCCTTAAACTCATTTAAGACTCGGTCCGTAAGCGGCTTCTAGCAAAACGTTACGGTTACATAGAATATAAACCGGGTTACCTTAATTGGACTTTGGACATAAATCCAACAGTCTCCCACTTCTACTGTGTCCAATTAAACATGTCTCTTTGCTTCTATTGTTCCAATCAAGACTAAGGTAGGAAAAGTGTCAACCTTATATGTCTTAATCATTTTTCTCAAATCTCTGAGTTGAATGTTTGAAGCAGACGACTGACAATCACCTCGTCTGAGCGCGGCCACGCATTTTACAATTCACACTCTTCGAGAGGCCAGAAACAATAAACTTCCTTCAGTAAGGAAGGAACAAATCCCATGTTGTTTAACCACATCCTATCACATGATCCATAGTAAGTCCAAGCATTGTCGTTATAGTCACCAGTCACGGCTGACGATTGACAATGTCAAAACAAACTACTTAGCATGTACAGGATAGTGAAAAACTCAGCTCTAAAGACTGTATATTCACTACTAACTAGTGATAAGAAACTTTACTGACACTAAGCGAATCCTTAGTAAAGTTCTTAACGGGTCTGTCTAATACATTTTCTCTAACATGTACCCATATGCCTGGTTTGATATCCCAATATCATGACTTAAGGAACTTAGTCATCAACCAGCTCATATACTAATCATTTTTAGGCATTCAAGTGTTCCAATTTAATGCCCTGATTAGAGACTATAATAGAAAACATCATCCAAATAGAGTTCCAAAACTAAGTCACGTACTTAGTGATCTGTTTTATCAATGTTAGTTGACTATTGTGGAACAAACATTCAAttaaacaataatatgaataaaatcaaataacaattttATTGAATAAATGAAGTAAATGTTACATATAACTAATTAAACATGTCAAGTAAACTCCCACTAAAACAAGGATCTCATAATAGGACTAAGACCACTCGCTAATGCATCTTATACCAATGGCAGCT
Encoded here:
- the LOC141599674 gene encoding CBL-interacting serine/threonine-protein kinase 5-like, translated to MEQNKNHECESQTHRDRNIIFGKYEMGRLLGQGTFAKVYYAKNIATNESVAIKIISKDQVRKAGMMEQIEREISVMRLVRHPNVVELKEVMASKTRIYFVMEYVKGGELFTKISRGKLKEQFSRKYFQQLISAIDYCHSRGVSHRDLKPENLLLDENENLKVTDFGLSALPEHLRQDGMFHTQCGTPAYVAPEVLRKKGYDGPKADIWSCGVILYVLIVGYLPFQDINVMNMYRKVFKAEYNFPNGVSIEAKKLVSKLLVVDPNKRLTIQGIMRQPWFRKEFKPCLSFSTTNPSIEIPQQQESFTIKESKSSSPRFFNAFEFISSMSSGFDLSSLFEGKKKSGSIFTSKCSALAIMDKFQELAKKLNFQVSGKDFKVKMEGRTDGRKGKLTVTAEVYEVAAEVAVVELCKYSGDTLEYVKFCEEDVRPALKDIVWSWQGENDCQLNCTIDRNS